The Leptolyngbyaceae cyanobacterium region GCTGCCTCTTTTTTCCCCAATGCCGCACCAATTAGTTGAACGATTTTTTTGGTATCCTCGCCGCTTTTATAATCAGAAATTACGGTAGGAGCAATTTCAGATAATTGGTTGTAAATTTGCTGGTTGTACCAAGTGAAACCTAAGATTAAATCTGGTTTGAGGGCGAGAATAAACTCCAGACTGGGTTGTTGAGGAGTGCCAATGATTCGCACTCCTTCTAGTTGGTCTTCTAGATAGGAGGAGAATGGTTTGGCTGAGCCTACGGGTTTGACGCCCAAGGCAAGAGCAGTATCCAAGCTAAAAGCATCTAAGGTAACGACTCGCTGGGGGTTTTTCGGCACGCAAGTTTTACCCATTGCGTGTTCGATCGCAATTTCGCATTTGGATACTACTGATGGCGGGGAAGCATTTTGGCCGACTTTACCACCGCAAGCCGAAATTAAAACGGTGGCGAGTACTCCTATGAAGAAGAGAACGATGGTTTGGTGGCCAACACGTTTTGCGATCGCAAATTGTAAACTCGTTTTTTTGGGCATTGGGCATCGGGTATCGGGAATCGGACACTGTTGAAAGAGCAGACAAAATTACCAAGTTAGTTGGTATTTAACGCTGAGTGTCATACCTCTGTCAGTGCGATTGTTCAGTTCGGAAAAACCTCCTAATAATTGAGAAAATACAGAAGAATATTGATTATTCAACAAGTTTTCAATGCCGATAAACAGCGTTCCTCTTCCTAGCTGAATGCTGCTGATGAAATCGAGAAGCAGATAATCATTGACCGCTACTGGGTCTTTGCCAACTTCAAAAGCATCGTCGCGATTTCCTACATATAGTACTTGCAGTCGGTTGCGCCAACCTGGTGTGGTTTGATGTTCTACATAACCTGTTAGCTTCCAGGGTTGAACTTCAAAACTGCGGAGAGCGATAAAATCTCCGTCTCCGTCTTCATCATTTTCACCAAAGGTGTAGCTCAGACTAGCACCAACTTGCCATTTTTTGGCTGGTTGCCAATCGATGGTAGCTTCCACGCCGTAGTTACGTTGCGGGGCGCGACTATATTCAATTGCACCATCGGGTCGCGCTACTAAGGAAAGCCCCAAGTCGGAGTAGTTGTAAAAACCTGCGATGGACGCTTGCACGTTAGACCAATTTCCCCTCACCCCAATTTCGTAGTTATCTACTTTTTGGGGTTGCAACTCTCGAATATCCCGTTGAATGCTAAATCCTTCGGGTACGAAGGTGAGGGCGCTAAAGAAACCGGGAACGGAAAATCCTTGAGCGAAGTTAGCAAACACGCTGGTTTCGCGAGTTATTTTGTAAACGACGCCAGCATTAAATACGGTGTCGGTAAAGTCTAGTTCGCCGCCTTGGATGGGATCGCCTGTGAAGGGAGTGAAGTTTCGGTTAAAGCTGGGAGTGAAATCACCGGTGCTGAACTTAAAACGTTCGTGACGCACGCCTCCACTTAAGATTAAGCGATCGGTGGCATCCCATTGTAGTTGGGCGAATAAACCCAAATCGGCTAAGTCAAAAGCTGCTCTGTAATCTCTTTGGCCGATTTTTTGGAGGGTGCGACCGCCGCTACTGTCGTAGGCTTCTGGGTCGAATAGTTCTTGTTGTAAAGCGCCGTTCTTTTGGTATTCGTAGTCTGCACCCCACAATAATTTAACGGTTTCAAATAAGGGGGTTTCGATTTGCAATCTAGTACCAAATACTTCTTCGGAACTGCGAAATCTTCCGATCGCTCTAGAGAACAATCTGCGATCGTCAGTGGCTATACTCAAATCTGAAGATTGCCGATAATAGCCTTGTACTTGAACCTGACTCCCTAATACGTTCTCGTGGGAATAAATCAGATTGACGAGAGTACTTTCGATTCCGGATTCGTCGGTGCCGATATAATTTTGTGGTTGTCTGATGGCGCGGGCGATTTGCGTACCGGGAATGTCTAGAATACTGCGATCGGAGGAGTATTGGATATCCCGTTCGTTATCAACATAATTAACAGTAAGCTGGAGTCGTTGCTGCGGATCGAAGTTGACGCCGACTTTTCCCAAAAAGTTTAAGCTTCTGGTGTCGTCTGAGGTGGCATTATCGCTGGGAATGCGTAACCCCGACGCATCGTAAAAGCTATTAGTAATCGTGCCACTAAAACTGGCTGCGTAATCGAAAATGCCTTGGGAACCCGTAATCGATTGGTTTAAGACGCCGCCAAAGCTATCTTTAGCAAAAAAGTTAGATAAGGAAGTATTTACACCGATTTCAGTGGTTAATACGGGTCTGCCTTCGGTTGGTCTGCGGGTGATGATGTTGATCGTACCGCCAGTTGCTCCTTGACCGTAGATGGCTGTGGGGCCGCGTACTACTTCTACTCGTTCTACGGAAGCAGGATTGATATATCCCAGTTGTACGTTGTTGGCTGAGTTACCTTGCTGAGGTACGCCGTCAATCAAGATTTGTGGCGGACGACCCCGTAAATTTTGAGCGTTGAAACGATTACCGGAATTAGGTGGCCCAAAACCGGGAACCGTTCGGCTGAGGATATCTGCTAAGTTTCTCGATATGGCTGTTTGTTCTTGGATTTGTTCGCGGGTAACTACGGTTACGGAACGCGGGATGTTGGTTATTTCTTCTGCTGTGCGGGTTGCTGTGACGATCAGTTCGATCGTTTCTTCTCTAAGTGGTTCTTGTGTGGTTTGGCTTGGTGTGGTAAGCGGTACGGTGATACCGGGTTCCCTACCGGGTTGTGTTGGTGTTGGTTGAGTGGGGGTGATGACAGCGCCCGGTTCCGTACCGGGTTGTGTTGGTGTTGGTTGAGTGGGGGTGATGACAGCGCCCGGTTCTCTACCTGGTTGTGTTGGTTGGTTGGGGTCGGTTGGGGGAACAACTAAGCCGGGATCGACTGGTTGGGGTGTGGTTGGGGTGGGTCGAGTTGCGGTTGTACCGGGTGTGGTATTGACGCTGAGGATGAAATCGCGATCGCTTTTTTGGATCTGTGCAACGGGAGTGTCGGTTTCGCTGACTATTCTCACCCGAATACTGTTGGTATCCAAAGGGATCACTTGCACGGAACTGATTCCAGGTGCGGGATTATCGGCGCGAAAGCTACCCCCGTCCGGCAATCGCAATTGGGTAGTAATAATGTCGGCTATGAAAATGCGACCGTTGCTGGCAGTAAAGCTTTGCAATGGTCTACTGTCTTGAGTTTCTAAAATTACCTGCAAGCCGCTGGGGGTTTGATTTAGTCGCACGTCGGTAACTTGGGCGACTTGGGCTTGGGCAGGTATGGCAATTAATGTGGCAACCGAGCTTGTAAGTAACAAGCTGGGAATTAAGGGCTGTCGTTTCAATCTGGTTTCCTCACACCCGTTTTGAGATGCTGGGGTCGCTAACGACCCTGAATTTTATTGGCAATTATTTGCACTAGCTTTGAAAAAATAGAATGGATTGGTTGCATCTGTCAAGTGGTTATCTATCTCGTTATTTTGCTTTAAAAGGCTTGTAGGGTAAGGATTATGGTGTAATTTAAGTGGGTGCTTATTGAAAAATATTTTTTATAAGTACTTGCGAATAGCAGTGAATTGTTCTAAGCTATGCCAAGGTTATTAAAAATAAGTTGCAACAAGCTCCAAAGAATTGAAGCTTCTCAAGATTTCGTTGAGAAAGCATCGGTTATTGAAGGTGGAGTTGTTGTAATCGATGTCGTGTCCGGTTGCATCAATGGTGTAGGAACTGCGAAACGCGATCTGTGTGAATCAGGGGTGAAGTTTTTACCGCAGATGAAGACAGATAAACGCAGATAAACGCAGATAATAAAGGTTTTTTGGCAACTGATGTTACCGGGCATGGAGTAATACGAATTTGTCATGATAGTGGGTTGCGGAAAGCGGGAAGAGTAACAATGGCTCAGTTTTTGACAGATTTTCCAGAAATTGCTTTTAAGGGTGCGACATGGGTGGATTTGCTGCGCTACAGGGCGCTACACCAGCCGTTGCAAAGGGCTTTTAGCTTTTTGGGAAATGGAGAAACTGCCAGCAGTAGTTTGAGTTATGGGGAATTCGATCGCTTAGCTAGATCGATCGCTTCTCAACTCCAGTCTTTAGAATTGGCGGGAGAACGTGCTTTATTGCTGTATCCGCCGGGATTGGAGTATTTAGCAGCATTTTTTGGTTGTCTGTATGCTGGGGTTGTTGCCGTTCCCGCTTATCCGCCACGCAATCAACGCAATGCGCCGAGGATTCAGGCAATTGCCAAAGACGCACAGGCTGCGATCGCGCTTTCCACAAGTGCAGTTTTGCCGAAAATTCAAGGTTTGTTGACTGAAAAGGGAGATTTCCAGGATTTAAAGTGGTTGGCAAGCGATCGCGTTGCTGTTGATGATGAGTTTGCTTGGGAACTGCCTGCGATCGATCCGAACTCCCTAGCCTTTTTGCAATATACATCAGGTTCTACGGGAACTCCCAAAGGAGTAATGCTGACTCATGGCAACTTAATGCACAATGCTGCCATGACATACCGGATGATGGAACATTCGCCAGATTCCACATTCGTTTCCTGGCTACCCGTTTATCACGATATGGGGTTGATCGGTGGCGTATTGCAACCGCTTTACGGTGGTTTTCCTTGCATGATGATGCCTCCAGCTTCCTTCCTGCAAAGTCCTTACAGTTGGTTAAAAGCAATTTCCGACTATGGCGGAACTACTAGCGGCGGGCCAAATTTCGCTTACGAATTGTGCGTTAATAAGATTACGCCAGAACAACGAGCTAGTTTAAATTTAAGCAGTTGGAACGTGGCATTTAACGGTGCCGAACCAATTCGCCACGAAACTTTAGAACGGTTTGCGGCTACGTTTGCAGAATGCGGTTTTCGTCCAGAAGCTTTTTATCCCTGTTACGGAATGGCGGAAACAACGCTGATGGTGTCTGGTGGGGTGAAGGGAAATTTAGCGATCGCCAAAACCGTCGAAGTATCCGCATTAGAACGCAATCAAATTGTTGAAAATAGCAATAAAGATACAGAGATTCGCACTTTTGTTAGTTGCGGTAAAACCATACCAGAACAACAAATCGTTATTGCCAATCCAGAAACTTTAACCCGTTGTTTACCTAATGAAATTGGGGAAATTTGGGTATCAGGGCCAAGTGTAGGTCAAGGATATTGGAATCGACAAGAAGAAACAGAACAAACATTTAATGCTTATTTATCAGATACCAAAGAAGGGCCGTTTTTACGAACGGGAGATTTAGGCTTTTTACAAGATGGCGAATTATTTGTAACGGGTCGCGCTAAAGATTTAATTATCATTCGCGGTCGCAATCTTTATCCCCAAGATATCGAACAAATCGCAGAACGCAGTCATCCTTCCTTACGACTCAGTGGTAGTGCTGCTTTTGCGATAGAAGTCGAAAATGAGGAAAGATTAGTCATCGTTCAAGAATTAGAATTTCGCCAAAAACCGAATATTGATGAAGTAATTTCTACAATTCGTCAGGCAGTTACCGAAGCATTTGAGATCCAAGTTTACGGAATTGTTTTAATTAAAGCGGGTAGCATTCCCAAAACTTCTAGCGGTAAGATTCAACGCCGTGCCACTCGTGGGAAATTTTTAGCAGGTGAGTTAGATGTCGTTGGTAGCAATATTTTAGAAAATGTTGATGAAGTTGAGAATGAAATTGATTTGAATCGAGAATTGCTTTTGGCAGTTTCACCAGAACAACGTCATTCTTTGATTGCTGCTTATCTCCAACAAAAAATTGCGCGGATTTTGGGTATGGCAGCGGCAAAAATTAATTTGGAACAGCCGCCAATTAGTTTGGGTATTGATTCCTTAAAAATGT contains the following coding sequences:
- a CDS encoding condensation domain-containing protein, with the translated sequence MAQFLTDFPEIAFKGATWVDLLRYRALHQPLQRAFSFLGNGETASSSLSYGEFDRLARSIASQLQSLELAGERALLLYPPGLEYLAAFFGCLYAGVVAVPAYPPRNQRNAPRIQAIAKDAQAAIALSTSAVLPKIQGLLTEKGDFQDLKWLASDRVAVDDEFAWELPAIDPNSLAFLQYTSGSTGTPKGVMLTHGNLMHNAAMTYRMMEHSPDSTFVSWLPVYHDMGLIGGVLQPLYGGFPCMMMPPASFLQSPYSWLKAISDYGGTTSGGPNFAYELCVNKITPEQRASLNLSSWNVAFNGAEPIRHETLERFAATFAECGFRPEAFYPCYGMAETTLMVSGGVKGNLAIAKTVEVSALERNQIVENSNKDTEIRTFVSCGKTIPEQQIVIANPETLTRCLPNEIGEIWVSGPSVGQGYWNRQEETEQTFNAYLSDTKEGPFLRTGDLGFLQDGELFVTGRAKDLIIIRGRNLYPQDIEQIAERSHPSLRLSGSAAFAIEVENEERLVIVQELEFRQKPNIDEVISTIRQAVTEAFEIQVYGIVLIKAGSIPKTSSGKIQRRATRGKFLAGELDVVGSNILENVDEVENEIDLNRELLLAVSPEQRHSLIAAYLQQKIARILGMAAAKINLEQPPISLGIDSLKMFELKNQIEADFNVTISIEALFESASIVDLASQIVEEMTSPPTPLLQGEGSHTLPFPIPPAPLGWEGGSRGLGRFLPLSFAQQRLWFLDRLRPESAFYNIAIAAELKGQLNVAALKQSFDEIIRRHEVLRTNFINVSGTPNQTIARALNLPLPIVDLRHLPESERKTEAEKLALQEATQPFDLTQGSLLRVTLIQLGKIEYWMLLTIHHIVADGWSFGVLFRELSELYEAFSQGENSPLAELPIQYADYAIWQRQWLSEKVIESQLNYWQKQLENLPVLELPTNHPRPTVQTFQGVRLPVSLAKSLIEELKKLSQQQGVTLFMTLLATFQTLLYWYTKQTEIVVGTDIANRKPIETEQLIGFFVNQLVLRSDLSGNPTFEQLLQRVRQTALAAYDHSDIPFDKLVEELNPERNLNRTPLFQVKLVLQNTPIFTLELTGIKARVWEIDTQTAKYDLLLNLTETDAGLIGWLEYSTDLFEGTNISRLWADFEKLLTLVTVQSQERLSALTQRLSINNRESLKSTRLHKFQTVKRQSIESELVR
- a CDS encoding iron-siderophore ABC transporter substrate-binding protein, which translates into the protein MPKKTSLQFAIAKRVGHQTIVLFFIGVLATVLISACGGKVGQNASPPSVVSKCEIAIEHAMGKTCVPKNPQRVVTLDAFSLDTALALGVKPVGSAKPFSSYLEDQLEGVRIIGTPQQPSLEFILALKPDLILGFTWYNQQIYNQLSEIAPTVISDYKSGEDTKKIVQLIGAALGKKEAAQAIIDRYYDRLNEFKAKMGQRLKQTEVSIVRIQSNGFGLLQRGSFAGTILEEAGLSRPPQQQYLQASSPGNWNHIQINISNERIPDMDADVLFVAVPNEPSTEQRLNQLKTDPLWSELNVVKQNKVYEVPSYWLIGGPIALDRVVDDLFKYLIESPNPT
- a CDS encoding TonB-dependent receptor; this translates as MKRQPLIPSLLLTSSVATLIAIPAQAQVAQVTDVRLNQTPSGLQVILETQDSRPLQSFTASNGRIFIADIITTQLRLPDGGSFRADNPAPGISSVQVIPLDTNSIRVRIVSETDTPVAQIQKSDRDFILSVNTTPGTTATRPTPTTPQPVDPGLVVPPTDPNQPTQPGREPGAVITPTQPTPTQPGTEPGAVITPTQPTPTQPGREPGITVPLTTPSQTTQEPLREETIELIVTATRTAEEITNIPRSVTVVTREQIQEQTAISRNLADILSRTVPGFGPPNSGNRFNAQNLRGRPPQILIDGVPQQGNSANNVQLGYINPASVERVEVVRGPTAIYGQGATGGTINIITRRPTEGRPVLTTEIGVNTSLSNFFAKDSFGGVLNQSITGSQGIFDYAASFSGTITNSFYDASGLRIPSDNATSDDTRSLNFLGKVGVNFDPQQRLQLTVNYVDNERDIQYSSDRSILDIPGTQIARAIRQPQNYIGTDESGIESTLVNLIYSHENVLGSQVQVQGYYRQSSDLSIATDDRRLFSRAIGRFRSSEEVFGTRLQIETPLFETVKLLWGADYEYQKNGALQQELFDPEAYDSSGGRTLQKIGQRDYRAAFDLADLGLFAQLQWDATDRLILSGGVRHERFKFSTGDFTPSFNRNFTPFTGDPIQGGELDFTDTVFNAGVVYKITRETSVFANFAQGFSVPGFFSALTFVPEGFSIQRDIRELQPQKVDNYEIGVRGNWSNVQASIAGFYNYSDLGLSLVARPDGAIEYSRAPQRNYGVEATIDWQPAKKWQVGASLSYTFGENDEDGDGDFIALRSFEVQPWKLTGYVEHQTTPGWRNRLQVLYVGNRDDAFEVGKDPVAVNDYLLLDFISSIQLGRGTLFIGIENLLNNQYSSVFSQLLGGFSELNNRTDRGMTLSVKYQLTW